The DNA region ACCGCCTACTTCAACGGCCGCTTCGCGCTGGAGACCGACATCGTCATCCCCTATCGCGACCGGAGCTTCAACCGGGGCGACGGGTGCTTCGACATGACGCGCACCTTCGACGGCCGCATCTTCCGCCTCGAGGAGCACGTCGAGCGCCTCTATCGCTCGCTGCGCTACCTGAGCATCGACATCGGGCTCGAGCCCAAGGAGATGGTCGCGATCACCGAGCAGGTGGTCGAGCGCAACGAGCCGCTGCGCGCGGCCGCGGGCGACTGGTGGGTGGCTCAGCGCATCAGCCGCGGGGTCGACGCGATCGGCGACGAGGGCTGGGAGCACACCGGCCCGCAGGTGATCGTGGACTGCACGCCCCTGCCCCTGCGGAAGCGCGCCGCGTTGTTCCGCGACGGCATCGAGGTGGCGGTGTCCTCGATCCGGCGCACGCCGCCCTCGATGCTGAGCCCGCGCGCGAAGACCCACAACTACCTGAACCTCATCCTCGCCGACCGCGAGGTGAAGACGGCGCGGCCCGAGGCGTGGTCGATCCTCCTGGACGAGCACGGCAACCTGTGCGAGGGCGTGGGCAGCAACGTCTTCGTGGTGCGCGGCGACCGCGTGTACACCCCGCGCGAGCAGTACGTGCTGCCCGGGGTGAGCCGGCGCACCGTCATCGACCTGGCCGGGCGCCTCGGCATCCCCTGCGAGGAGCGCGACCTGGACGTCTACGACGCGGTCACCGCCGACGAGGTCTTCCTGACCTCGACCAGCCTCTGCATCTGCGGCGTGCGCTCGGTCAACGGCCAGCCCATCGGCAACGGCCACATCCCCGGGCCGATCACCCGGCGGCTCACCGACGCCTACGTCGCGCTGGTCGGCACCGACTTCGTCGCGCAGTACCTGTCGCGCCTGTCGTCATGACGACGACGCCATGACCCTGCCCGTTCGCTTCGACATGACCGGTCCCTACGAGGTCGATCAGGACGACATCGTGTTCGCCCGGCCGAGCGGGACGGACCTGCTGGCCCGCGTGTACCGCCCGCGCGGCGAGGCGGCCGCACCGCTCGGCGCGGTGGTCTACGTGCACGGCGGGGCGTGGGCCCGGCTCGATCGCACCGCGGACCCCATTCTGTGCGGGGCGCTGGCCGCCGCGGGCCTCGTCGTCGTCGCGCTGGACTTCCGCCAGGCGCCGGATCACCGCTATCCGGCGGCCGGCGCCGACGTGGCGGCCGGCGTCCGCTACACCCGCGCGCACGCGGCCCGCCTCGGCGTGGACGCCGCGCGCATCGGACTGCTCGGCAGCTCGAGCGGCGGGCTGCTATCGCTCCTGCACGGCGTGAAGCCGGCCGCGCCCGAGCACGCCGGCACGCCCATCGTGCGGCCCGACGGCGGCCTCGACGCCGGCGCGGGCGACGCCGCGGTGGCGTTCGTGGTCGCCCTCTACCCGGTGGCCGACCCGCTGGCCCGGTATCGCTACGCGCGCTCCCGCGAGCACGAGCCGCCCCCGCCCTCGGGCTTCGACGCCAGGCGGCTGATCGCCTCGCACCGCGCCTTCTTCACGGACGAGGCGGCGATGGCGGCAGTCAGCGTCACCCGCATCGTGCAGGCCGGCGAGGCCACCGCGCGGCCGCCGGTCTGGATCGCCCAGCCGGATCAGGACGACAACGTGCCGGCGGCCATCACCGAGGCCTTCGTGCACGCCTACCGGCAGGCGGGCGGCCACGTCGAGCTCGAGCATTTCCCGGACGCCCGCCACGGCTTCGTGCAGCAGGCGGGGCCGGACACCGACAAGTGCATCGCGCAGGTGAAGGACTTCATCGGACGCCAGTGCTTCCAGAGAGGACCCTCGGCATGACGACGATCGATCCGGTATGGGCCGGTGTGGCGGAGCTCTCGCAGGCCTTCGGGGCGCGGACCCTCTCGCCGGTGGACGTGGTGGACGCGCTGCTCGCGCGCATCCGCCGGCACGACCCGGCGCTGCACGCGTTCATCGCGGTCTACGCCGACGAGGCGCGGCTGGCCGCCGAGGGCGCCGACCGGGCGATCCGGGCCGGCCAGCGCGTGGGGCCGCTGCACGGCGTGCCCATCGCGCTCAAGGACCTGGTGGACCTCGACGGGCGCGTCACCACCGGCGGCTCCAAGGTCTGGGCCCGGCGCGTGTCCACGGTCACCGCGACGCTGGCCGAGCGCGCCATCGCCGCGGGCATGATCGTCATCGGCAAGACCCACACCGTCGAGTTCGCGATGGGCAGCTGGGGCACCAACACCCACATGGGCACTCCGCGCAATCCGTGGGACCCGACGGTCCACCGGACGCCGGGCGGCTCGTCGAGCGGCTCGGCGGTGGCGGTCTCGGCCGGACTCGCGCCGATCGCCATCGGCACCGACACCGGCGGCTCGGTGCGCCTGCCCGCGGGCTGGTGCGGCATCGTGGGGCTCAAGGTGACGGCGGGACGGATCAGCACGTACGGCGTGCTGCCCCTGTCCTTCACGCTCGACACGCCGGGGCCGATGGCCCGCTCCGTCGAGGACGCGGCGATCCTCTTCCGCCTGCTGAACGGGCCGGACCCGCGCGATGCGCAGACGCTCGCGTGGGCCGCCGCCGATCCGATGCCGACACTGCGCCGGGGCGTCGCGGGCCTGCGCCTCGCGGTGATGCCCGACGTCGAGCGCAAGGGCGTCGACGACGACATGCTCGCCGCCTACGACGCCTCGATCGAGACGCTGGCCAAGCAGGGCGCCCAGATCGTGCGCTGCACCCTGCCCCACCGGTTCAGCGACTACGCGACCGCGACGGGGCGGATCATCGGCGCCGAAGGCTATCGCTTCGTGGGCCATCTGGTCGACGACGAGAGCCTGCCGGTGGATCCGCACGTGCGGCCGCGGATCCAGATCGGCCGCGGGATCTCCGCGCGCGACTACCTGCTGGCCCTGGCCGAGCGCGAGGAGCATCGCCGCGCGGTGGAGGCCGCGCTCGCCGACGTGGACGCGCTGCTCACCCCGACCGCGCTGACCCCCGCGATCCCGATCGAGCAGGCCGATCAGGCCGGCACCGCGGCGCACTTCACGCGGCCGGTGAACTACCTCGGCCTGTGCGGCCTCGCGGTGCCGAACGGCTTCACCCCGGCCGGCCTGCCCACATCGCTGCAGATCGTCGCCCACGCCGGGGCGGAGGCCACCGCGCTCCGCATCGGGCAGGCCTACGAGGACGCGACCGACTGGACGAGCCGCCGGCCGCCGGAGCCGCCGGCCGCCTGAGGCATCGCTACAGGCGCGCCGCGCTCGGGCTGGACAGGACGGCGGGCGCCGCGGTCGGCGGACGGAAGGTGAACGCGATCACCACCGCGCCGATCCCGATCGCGCACGAGGCGATGAAGAGCCAGAAGTAGCTGCCGAAGGAGTCGTACAGCCACCCGCCGGTCACCGGTCCCAGCGCCATGCCGAGCGTGGAGACCAGGGCCACCGCGCCGAAGGTGGTGCCCATGATGCGCGCGCCGAAGTACTCGCGCACGAGGATCGCGTAGAGCGGCATCACCCCGCCGTAGGCGAAGCCGAACACCACGCTGAGCGCGTAGAAGCTCACGAGATCGCGCGTGCCGATGTAGAAGCTGATCGCGAGCGCCTGGATCGCCAGCCCGACCACCAGGGTCTGCTTCGCCCCGACGCGATCGGCGATCAGCCCGCAGACGACTCTGCCGCCGAGCGAGGCGAGGCCGGCCACGCTCAGCACCGTCACCGCCGCCATCGCGGTCACACCGCGGTCGATCGCGTGCGTGATCATGTGGAAGATCGGCCCGGAGTGCGCGGCGCAGCACGCGAAGTAGGTGAGCGCGATGGCCGCGAACTGCGGGGTGCGGATCGCCTGCCCCACCGTCATCTCACGCTCGCCCGCGCCCGAGGCCGCCGCGGCCGCGCCCGGTCCCGAGGCGCTCGGCTCGCGCACGAGCAGCGCGGCCGGGATGATGACCAGCCACGCGATGTTGCCGATCACCAACATGGCCAGGCGCCAGTCGTAGTGCGTGATGATCCACCGCGCCAGGGGCGCGACCGTCGAGGAGCCGAGCCCGATGCCCGCCGAGACCAGGGCCACGGCGAGACTGCGGTGCCGGACGAACCATCGGCTCGTGGTGGCGGTCAGCGGGGTGTAGAAGCTGCCCGACGCCAGCCCCACCAGCACGCCGAACAGGATCTGGAACTGCAGCAGGCTCGTGGCCTGGCTGGCGGTGACCATGCCGATGCCCAGGAGCCCGCCGCCCAGCAGCAGGACGACGCGCGTGCCGTACTGGTCGGATAGCGCGCCCCAGAGGAACGCGCCCACGCCCATGCTGAGCCAGTTGAGGAGCGCGGCGGTCGAGATGCCGGTCCGCGACCAGCCCATCGCCTCGGACATCGGCTGGAGAAAGACGCTCAGCGACAGCATCGCGCCCATGCCGATGCAGGTCACCACGATGCCCACGCCCACGATGACCCAGCCGTAGAAGATGCTCATGCGCGCGCTCTCGCCTCCCCTGCTCTCTGGTCGAACGGCACGGGAGGGAATCGACCGCGGCCTCCCCAAAGCCGATACTACATCCTCGCCCCGGTCAGGCGGGCTCCATACGGCGGGCGACTCCCGGCGATGCGCCCGGATCCGAGCGGTCGTCCAGCAGCCGGCGATAGGTCTCGATGTGCTGGGCCGCGATGCGAGCGATGGACAGCCGCTCCCGCAGCTCGCCGAGCCCCCGGGTCAGCTGCTCGCGCGGCGTGTCGAGCAGTTCGCGGATACGCGCGGCCAACGCCCGCGGGGTGAACGGCGAGAAGGTCGCGATCGCGCCCGCCGAGAGCGCGTTGTACTCGGCGATGAGGGGCGTGTCCGAGGCCAGGATCGGGCAGTCCAGCGCGATCAGCGATGACAGCGATCCGGAGGCCGCCTTGTTGTCCTCGAACGGGCACACCGCAAGATCGGCCTGTCGCAGCGCCGCGCCGTAGGCGGCATCGTCCAGGTAGCCGGTCACCTCGAGCCGGCCGCGCACGCCGCGCCGCTGGGCCTGCTCGAGCAGCGCCCGATACTGGCCCGGCCCGGATCGCCCGAACCCGGCGCCGCCCACGAACACGACCTTCACGTCCGGCATGAACGGCATGGCGTCGATGAGCAGGTGGTGCCCCTTGCTCGCGAAGATGAAGCCGGCGAGCGCCACCGTCCGCGTCCGGCCTGGGCGGATCATCGGTGACACCGGCGCCGGCGCCTGCTCCACGAAGTGCGGAATCAGCACGAGCCGGCCATCGCGCCGCAACGCGGTCAGGGCGTCGCGCTCCTTGCGGGTCAGCACGAACAGGCCGTGGGCCCGCCGGGCCGCCCAACGCGCGACCACGTACGGGCTGACGTGGCGGAAGTCCCAGATCGGCCGCCACAGCCGACCGAGATCGATGCGGCGAGCCGCCACCTGCCGGGCCAGGCGCACCATCGGCCGCATCGGGCCCTTGAGCGTCTCGACGGTCACGCGCCGCACCAGCGGACCCACCCCGTCGATCCCGAGTGCGGCGACGGTCGTGGCGTCGTGCAGGGTCGCCGCCAGCGGCTTGCCGGAAAAGCGCCGGAAGAGCGACAGGTTCACGACGGCGCGGAGGTCGCGTCCCCACGTGGCGTCTCCCGCGGTGCTGATCTGGATGTGGATGAGGTCTGCCGCGGAGAGCGCCTCGGCCGCGTCGCGCACGATTCGCGCGTTTCTCGCGGGCCGATCGGTGAGCACGATGCTTCGCTCCAGCACCCGGACGTTCGGCTGGCGTCGCGCCTCGGCGGCCAGCAGGCGGCCGTAGCGGCAGATGCCGTGCTCGACGGCGCCGACGTGGAGGTAGCCGAGCTTGACCTCTCGGGGAGCGCCAGGCATGGAGCCGCGGTCGGCCATCCCGGATCGAACCTCGTGGTGGGTCGGCTCGCTGCGCGTGACGAGGCCGCACGGCCGCCTCGCCGGCCAAGGTCGGACTTCACATCCCGGAACGGAGCGGAACGACGACGGGTGCGACGAGGAAGCTACCGGCTCGAGCCCGCCTGACCGGCGTGACGGGGCGACAGCCGGTGCGACTCTAGAACCGCGCCGGCGGGCTGTCAAGAGGAGGAGTACGGAGCCGGATCGACGGGGGCGGAGCGGAGCTGGATGCTGATGCGGAGGTCGGCGTGCGCCACCTTGGGGA from Candidatus Methylomirabilota bacterium includes:
- a CDS encoding aminotransferase class IV encodes the protein MTLLPRTRTAYFNGRFALETDIVIPYRDRSFNRGDGCFDMTRTFDGRIFRLEEHVERLYRSLRYLSIDIGLEPKEMVAITEQVVERNEPLRAAAGDWWVAQRISRGVDAIGDEGWEHTGPQVIVDCTPLPLRKRAALFRDGIEVAVSSIRRTPPSMLSPRAKTHNYLNLILADREVKTARPEAWSILLDEHGNLCEGVGSNVFVVRGDRVYTPREQYVLPGVSRRTVIDLAGRLGIPCEERDLDVYDAVTADEVFLTSTSLCICGVRSVNGQPIGNGHIPGPITRRLTDAYVALVGTDFVAQYLSRLSS
- a CDS encoding alpha/beta hydrolase, which codes for MTLPVRFDMTGPYEVDQDDIVFARPSGTDLLARVYRPRGEAAAPLGAVVYVHGGAWARLDRTADPILCGALAAAGLVVVALDFRQAPDHRYPAAGADVAAGVRYTRAHAARLGVDAARIGLLGSSSGGLLSLLHGVKPAAPEHAGTPIVRPDGGLDAGAGDAAVAFVVALYPVADPLARYRYARSREHEPPPPSGFDARRLIASHRAFFTDEAAMAAVSVTRIVQAGEATARPPVWIAQPDQDDNVPAAITEAFVHAYRQAGGHVELEHFPDARHGFVQQAGPDTDKCIAQVKDFIGRQCFQRGPSA
- a CDS encoding amidase, whose product is MTTIDPVWAGVAELSQAFGARTLSPVDVVDALLARIRRHDPALHAFIAVYADEARLAAEGADRAIRAGQRVGPLHGVPIALKDLVDLDGRVTTGGSKVWARRVSTVTATLAERAIAAGMIVIGKTHTVEFAMGSWGTNTHMGTPRNPWDPTVHRTPGGSSSGSAVAVSAGLAPIAIGTDTGGSVRLPAGWCGIVGLKVTAGRISTYGVLPLSFTLDTPGPMARSVEDAAILFRLLNGPDPRDAQTLAWAAADPMPTLRRGVAGLRLAVMPDVERKGVDDDMLAAYDASIETLAKQGAQIVRCTLPHRFSDYATATGRIIGAEGYRFVGHLVDDESLPVDPHVRPRIQIGRGISARDYLLALAEREEHRRAVEAALADVDALLTPTALTPAIPIEQADQAGTAAHFTRPVNYLGLCGLAVPNGFTPAGLPTSLQIVAHAGAEATALRIGQAYEDATDWTSRRPPEPPAA
- a CDS encoding MFS transporter, which gives rise to MSIFYGWVIVGVGIVVTCIGMGAMLSLSVFLQPMSEAMGWSRTGISTAALLNWLSMGVGAFLWGALSDQYGTRVVLLLGGGLLGIGMVTASQATSLLQFQILFGVLVGLASGSFYTPLTATTSRWFVRHRSLAVALVSAGIGLGSSTVAPLARWIITHYDWRLAMLVIGNIAWLVIIPAALLVREPSASGPGAAAAASGAGEREMTVGQAIRTPQFAAIALTYFACCAAHSGPIFHMITHAIDRGVTAMAAVTVLSVAGLASLGGRVVCGLIADRVGAKQTLVVGLAIQALAISFYIGTRDLVSFYALSVVFGFAYGGVMPLYAILVREYFGARIMGTTFGAVALVSTLGMALGPVTGGWLYDSFGSYFWLFIASCAIGIGAVVIAFTFRPPTAAPAVLSSPSAARL
- a CDS encoding glycosyltransferase family 4 protein produces the protein MADRGSMPGAPREVKLGYLHVGAVEHGICRYGRLLAAEARRQPNVRVLERSIVLTDRPARNARIVRDAAEALSAADLIHIQISTAGDATWGRDLRAVVNLSLFRRFSGKPLAATLHDATTVAALGIDGVGPLVRRVTVETLKGPMRPMVRLARQVAARRIDLGRLWRPIWDFRHVSPYVVARWAARRAHGLFVLTRKERDALTALRRDGRLVLIPHFVEQAPAPVSPMIRPGRTRTVALAGFIFASKGHHLLIDAMPFMPDVKVVFVGGAGFGRSGPGQYRALLEQAQRRGVRGRLEVTGYLDDAAYGAALRQADLAVCPFEDNKAASGSLSSLIALDCPILASDTPLIAEYNALSAGAIATFSPFTPRALAARIRELLDTPREQLTRGLGELRERLSIARIAAQHIETYRRLLDDRSDPGASPGVARRMEPA